ACCGGCATCGACACGGGGGAAGGACACGGTGAACGTGCTGCCCTCCCCTTTCCGGCTCTCCACCTCGATCGTGCCGTGCATGATCTCGACGAGGCGGCGGGTGATCGTCAGGCCGAGTCCGGTGCCTTCGTGGCTCCGCCCGATCCCGGTGGACTCCTGCTTGAACTCCTCGAACAGGTTCGGCAGGAACTCGGCGTCGATCCCGATGCCGGAGTCCTGGACCTGGATCGTGACGCGCTTGCTGTCGGCCGTGACGCGGACGGTGACGTGCCCCTCGGTGGTAAACTTGATCGCGTTGCCGACGAGGTTGTTCAGGATGCGGTTCAGGCAGCCCGAGTCGAGGCCCGACTTGGCGTGGGGAGATTCGACGACCGTCTCCAGGCGCAGCCCCTTGTCCGCTGCCAGCGGCCTGAGCAGGCCGACGACCTCCTCTACCTGCTCGCCGACCACCAGGTTGGCCACATCGACCTCCATCTGGTCGGCTTCGAGCCGGGCGAGGTCGAGGACCGAGTTGAGCGTCTCCAGCAGGCGCTTGCCGCTCTTCTCGATCAGCTGCACGAACTCGCGGTGCTCGTCCTCCACCTCCTCGGCCAGGACGCCGGCGAAGCCGAGGATGCCGGTGAGCGGCGTGCGGATCTCGTGGCTCATGTTGGCCAGGAAGGCGCTCTTCATCCGCGCCACCTCCTCGGCCTGCTCCTTCGCCTTGACGAGCGCGACCTCGGAGCGCTTGCGCTCGGTTACGTCGCGCGAGTTGAGGACGATCCCGCCCACCCACGGGTTGTCGAGCATGTTCGTCCCGACGGCCTCGACGTAGATGTAGTGGCCCGAGGCGTGGCGGCACCAGAACTCGACGGCCCCGAACTCGCCCGGCTGCTCCAGCCCGCGCTCGAAGAGCAGCTGCACATGCTGCTGGTGGGTCGGGTGGACGAGGTGCATAAACGACAGCCCCACCGTCTGGTCCGGCTCGAAGCCGAGGTTCTGGCGCACCGACGGGCTCTGGTACTGGATGACGCCGCTCCGGTCGATGACGGTGATGGTATCGTTCGAGTGCTGGACGAGGGCGCGGAAGCGCTCCTCGCTGGCGCGGAGCGCGTGCTTGGCCCGCAGGTGCTCGGTGACGTCCTCGACCGTGCCCTCGTAGTAGAGCACGTTGCCGCTGTCGTCGAACGTGGCGCGGGCGTTCTCCCGGACGTAGACCTTGCGCCCGTCGCGGCTGAGCAGGATCGACTCGAACTGGTCCACGCCGCCGTCGCGCACCATCAGGTCGCGGAAGCGCTCGCGCCCCTCGGGGCCGTCGTAGATGCGCTCCAGGTCGAGCGTGGCAAACTCTTCCGCCGACCCGAAGCCGAGCATCGAGACCAGGGCCTGGTTGGCCATCATCACCTGCCCGCCGGGCGAGCTCCGGTAGACGCCGACGGGGATGTTCTGAAACAGGGAGCGGTAGCGCGCCTCGCTCTCTTCCAGGGCTCCCTGGAGCCCCTGCAGCCGCGTGTTCATCCGGCGCAGCCGGACGAGCGTGTAACCCTCGTAGATCCAGCTCAGCGCCGCGCAGAACAGCGTGGTCAGCGCGATGCTGAGCATCGTGAACCAGAGCACGTCGTCCGGGGTGGATATCTGCGGGAAGTCGTACCCCCCCAGTTCCATCGTGTAGAGCGCCCCGATTTCGCCGATGACGAGGGCCGCGCACAGCACGGCGACGCGGGGGCCCACCATGAAGGCCGCAATCAGCGGAATGACAGGCGCGAAGTAGAGCGACGTGTCGGTCAGCCCGGAGTCCGTCGTGGCTAGGAAGAACTGGGTGCCGATCAGGGTCAGGCAGAACAGCGTGCCCGCCGCCACATACGACCCCGTCAGCCGGAGCACGAACGGGCAGCTGGCGAAGAGGAACGCGGCGGAGACCGCCGCCATCGCCTGAAAGCCGAACACGTCGCCCGCCGAGATGAGGCCGGCCGAGGCCACGAGGAAGAGCGGGACCATCACCGCGACGCTGACGATC
This sequence is a window from Bacteroidota bacterium. Protein-coding genes within it:
- a CDS encoding PAS domain S-box protein, coding for MPTPSDQPTRPPPAPLSYVPSEFVAKPWPVVDWFVPDEATESNADALRRMRLLIVSVAVMVPLFLVASAGLISAGDVFGFQAMAAVSAAFLFASCPFVLRLTGSYVAAGTLFCLTLIGTQFFLATTDSGLTDTSLYFAPVIPLIAAFMVGPRVAVLCAALVIGEIGALYTMELGGYDFPQISTPDDVLWFTMLSIALTTLFCAALSWIYEGYTLVRLRRMNTRLQGLQGALEESEARYRSLFQNIPVGVYRSSPGGQVMMANQALVSMLGFGSAEEFATLDLERIYDGPEGRERFRDLMVRDGGVDQFESILLSRDGRKVYVRENARATFDDSGNVLYYEGTVEDVTEHLRAKHALRASEERFRALVQHSNDTITVIDRSGVIQYQSPSVRQNLGFEPDQTVGLSFMHLVHPTHQQHVQLLFERGLEQPGEFGAVEFWCRHASGHYIYVEAVGTNMLDNPWVGGIVLNSRDVTERKRSEVALVKAKEQAEEVARMKSAFLANMSHEIRTPLTGILGFAGVLAEEVEDEHREFVQLIEKSGKRLLETLNSVLDLARLEADQMEVDVANLVVGEQVEEVVGLLRPLAADKGLRLETVVESPHAKSGLDSGCLNRILNNLVGNAIKFTTEGHVTVRVTADSKRVTIQVQDSGIGIDAEFLPNLFEEFKQESTGIGRSHEGTGLGLTITRRLVEIMHGTIEVESRKGEGSTFTVSFPRVDAGAPVVEAEAAPDVEIASGPSHASVLVLDDNESARMLIGRMLRGSFDATIAGSFQEALTQAKARDFDLVLLDIHLSEDESGVELMKEMRAMPAYQDVPIIAFTAFALPGDRDRFLNEGFTGYLSKPFTKRQLLGILGSALDPDWAMDSE